actcggacgtgggtcgagcccacgtctctccatgcggctgcgtctatataactgtgcggtgtctcctaaccctagccgcgacgATCAGATCGCATCTGCTCCATGCGCATGCCCactgtcgttcctttgctgctgctgccgccggtgactccatcccgtctgcCGCATACATgatcgacgggagagcaggtctccgaaacccagtccctctggttcctgtacgggagaggggcgaataggtttttgggaagcgactacgcgactgctcgctgttCGTCTACTTCCCCTGCATCTGCGTCGCCCttatcatcaccatgtccaccgacgccgaacgtgccgccgccgagaaagctggagccgacaagaaggccgccgaggacgccgccgctgccaccgccgccgcggcctctgcatggcctactggagggtataactcgtttatcccgctcctgctGTTTTCTATTATAGTTATGCTAGCGTTATCCGTAGATTATCTGCCATTAGCGTAGCATGTGCTTGCGTGATTCAATATCAGCATGTtgttaattctgtcaatgccatgctagtgatatatttatggattaaattagtcgaaaaattgcctatttactaaGCAGGTTCACCCCCTCTCAAATGTTGACCCACACGACTACCACACTACCGATTCACCAGGAGCTTCATAATCATGGCAGATTAGTAACTGTGCTGATAACAATATTTGATTTATAAGAAAAAAACACATATTTAGGAGCTTTTGTGACTTTTTTGCTAAagtaaaaaaaactacaaaaacaaaagcaaAAGCCCGAACAAACAAGTCTTATACCCTGCTTACATAAGATTATCTTGGCTCGAGGAATGCTCTTAGCCCCGTCTAATCAAATTGCACGAGTCTGGACAGGAGCCTGGTGCCAGGTCATCATTTGGAAACGTTCGCGCAGCGACCAACGCAGCGAACGAACAGCTTTTCCTCCTCACAGCGCTCACCCCActtctcttcctttcccctcacttTTCTTCTTCCTGCGGTGAGGCACCCTGCCCCGGCTCGCGCGAGCTCCGCCATTCCTCCTGCTTTCGGTATCGTCCCGCCCTCCGGCGTACTCTGCTCCCGCAGCTCCGCACTCCGCTCCTCCTCGACCTTgcggacgctcctccgacgttcgCGACCGTGCATCCGACGCCGCCGGGGCGACCTCCTCCTCCGGGGCGGCGCGATCTCCCGCACTGAGAGGGGCAGAAAACGGACGGTGAAACAAGAGGAAATACTCGGGGGAGGCGCAGGACCAGAGGCGGAAGGCGAGTGCccaggcgacggcgaaggcgaccaCGAGCCACGCCGACCCCCCTGCGGCTCGCTGCCCGCGCCgcgtccccctaggccgccgccTCCTTTGCAGTGCCGCATGGTCTTCACCGTCGGCACCTCCATCGCCTCCGTCCTCACGTCGTGTGCAGGTACGCCCCTGTTCACTCCCCCTGCCGTGCCCCGCAATTTGTATACTTCGTATGCTGTTCTCGGGTTCAGAGTGTATCATTGGCTTCTCCGGTTGATTACCTTTCTGCGTTTCAATTGCTGCTGTATCCGAGGGAGTGAGATAGGGGGTGATGCAGTTGTGAAGCTGCTTGCTGCTGAACCCTTGTTAGTTTGTTTGACTTATGTAAGACTATAGGGCACACCTCAATCGGAACCACAGCTGCACTGGAGCATTTTTGTTTCAGAATGCCCCATTGGTGGTGGTGACTGACTGCAAGTGCACCAGGTTACAGTCTTATTGATGAGTTTTTTCCAATGCTATATACTACTTGTAGTCATTTTCACTTGTAATGATGGATCCTTTGGTGATCCTCGGCCTTTGgtgatatatatatacacacactaaaTTCCTCTCATGGAAAGGTCCATTGAAATCATGCTTGTGATTTCTGGCAAGGTAACTAAATTTGGTACAAATTTAATCAAAAgaagttttttttaataatttggacAACTAAATTCGGTAAAAATTTAATCCCCACCAACTCGTGCCGGAACCCGCCAAGAACCTCCAGTACCTTCTCTCTGCTCCCGTACATTTAGCAGCAAATTTGTCAAAATTGCTAAGGATCCCTAAATTTTGCCATGCCATCAACTTTGCCATGTCTCCAATTTTTTCCAATGGCAAAATCTCATGTCTCGGCATTTCTGCCATGGCAAATTGGTTTTTTGTGATTGCAACTTGTCATGTTTTTGTTCCCACGGCAAATAAATATGCCATGTTCTTTAAGGTTTTTTTTTGTTAAATCCAAAACATGTTTGTATTGCCATGGTCTACAAGAGTTCATCAGAATTATTAAGCAATTCTCCGTATTGACATGCAACCAATCCATGATGATATTTGTCAAGGCAAATTGTGCGCTACTTTAGGTTTTCACCCCATGGCAAATTTTAAAGATGTTTGCACATGGCAAATATCATTGCAATTCATAATTAGTTAAAGATTTTTGTCATGGCAAAAATCTTATTAAACTCTTTTGCAATGTATCGAATCCAATTTTTTGCCATGTAACCAACACAAATTTTTCCATGGCAAAAATGTCATTACTTTTGCCATGCCACCAATCTTTGTTCTTCGTTCTTTATTTTTTTTATAGCAAGCGTTTCTGTTTTTTTACTGACTGTCTGTTTTTGGATTCCTTTTAAATTTTTGGCACAAGGTAATACGATGGGGGAGGCCCAGCAAAGGCTAGCGCCTTATCGGGCCGGTCGCGCTTGGAGGATTGCCCCACCGAACGGAAACGTTCGATCGATCAGACCTTCCAAAATCCTAAAAAAACAAATCAAACCTTCCAGATCAAAACGATTCGTTCGCTGGGGGTTATGCCCAGATCGAACGTCAGCTCTAATAATATATTCCCTTCGGAGTATTATTAGTTAGGGTCCAAAAACGAAAGATCTGCTTCTGTGTGCGGATCAGCTTCTCCCTTCGTACGATCTAGATTTCCCTCTCCTCCAGGTCGTTACACGATTGGATCTACATCTCTCTTTCGGCGACAGGAAATTTCAGGATATCAAGTGGATCTTCATGCACATACTTCAATCCCCTCTGTTAAAGAGTCGGATTGGAATTAGCCTGCAGGCCGATCGAATTGTATCGCACGCGGAAATGCAAATAGCCTCCCAACACGCGTGCGTGTTAGTAATCCAATCCGATTTGCACTGGAAGACGGACACAGGCCCCGCCTCAAGCTTTTGATATATTCGAATCCTATCACAGTTGGGCAGGAGACACCTATATATATCGGCTTTTCTAGCATCTTGGTGGAATTTGCTCCCTCTCCTGAAGTCGAGAAGTAAACTAGACAAGTCTAGCCATGGATTCTGTAGATCAAGATCGTCTCCTAGACGAGGCTATGATTGAAACGAGAAGAAGGTGGGGGTGGAGCCAGGAACAAATTGACGAGTTTCAGAGGGAAAGGGCAAGAGATCGAGAAGCACTGCGCCAGGAACTGGCTGCAGAATTGCGTGAGAGGGAAAGCATGGAATATGAAAGAAGACATAGGGACCGGGCCTCCGGGCCAGCCATGTTGGATCTGTTTGTTCCGGCAGTCGGCGAGACAAGGGAACAAACCTGCGCGGTGTGCCTTGAGGATTTCGTGGAAGGCGGAAAGAAGCTGAGGAGGATGCCCTGCTGCTACCACTCCTTCCATCAGCGCTGCATCTTCGACTGGCTTCGCTTTAACCGTCGCTGCCCAGTGTGCCGCTTTGCGATGACCTCCGTCGAGGAGCAACGTGCCCTTGACCGGGCAAAAGCCGAGGCAGCAGCGACATGTGGTGATGGGCCGGAGGCAACCAAGCGGCGGAGACTCGACCCAGCTACTGATTGAGGCAGCCAAGCCCAGTGAACTAGACTCGACACTTGTGATCTGAAGACGATGGGACTCGGCCAAGGACTTTCTCTCGCTTCTGATCTGAACTTGCCTTCAGTACATTTGGCTACTGATTGCATAAGTGGTACTCCAAAGTAGCATGGTTTATTTTGGGAGATTAAGGCTAAGATGGGACCTTTGAcggagtaaacatgatgcatgattATCTCTGTAACCTGACCTTTTTTTTAATCTGTGTAACCTGACCCTTTGTTCTCTGGGGATGGGCAACCCCTTTTCTCTTCTGCTCACATGCGGGCTGCGGCTGTAACTGCGCCTAGTAGCGTACGATGTGTACGGCCCGCGTCCTTGTATACTTCTACCCTTTTTATCAGTGAAATGACATGCAATCTCGTGTATTGGCAAAAAAAAAATACTGGTTTTCATTGAACCTGCCCGTTACATAGATCCCAAATTTCCAAGAAAATCCAGATAATGGAAGAGTTGGTCAAAAAACCGAACTCCAGCAGAGTCGTAACCCAATAGCTTACTAAGACGCCCAACAAAACTGCTTGACTTTCACAATATAAAGGAGAAGTTTATCTTCTCTAAATACTCTTTCCCTCGTATGTTTTTTGAACCGAAACCCGTAGAACAATCGCTCTACGGTATATATTAAAGTAAACAAAATATTTACATACAGTTACAAGCAAAAGAAAGCAAAAATTAGCCAACCGTGCTCTATCAAAACCCATCATTTTCAAAAGATTAACTTAAAGACTGATCAATCCAGCTGGAAAGTTAGGCCTCAAACTTGAACTTGATTTTGTGCTGTAGAAGCTGGAGGTCATTTTTCAATAATCCTCTCCAAGATCGAATAGAATAGGGATGTGATCTGAAGATTTTCCCATTCCTCTGTATCCAAATGTTCCAACACCCCATGATTCAGATTTCCATAGCAATTGGTAAGGGGAGAGCTTAGGCTAGAAGTGTAACCTCCTCATAAAGAGAAACTCCTCTGTGTCGATGACCAAGTAGAGATTCCCAACAACTAAAGGCAAAATCACAGTCGCAAAACAAGTGTAGGGAGGTTTCTTCGGTATTGAAGTGACAAAGTTCACGATTACAAGATGGAAGGTGGAACGGTTTTCTGTGGAGGATGTTCCTTGTATTAACTTTGCCATGCAGCAGCAGCCAAAAGAAGATCTTATTGTAAAAGTGCGGTTAAGCGTATGCCTAGCAGGGACGCGTTGCGTGTTTATATAGCCATAGGTTAGGGTTACAGGATTCGGTAGTTAGGTCGTGGATTGATCCCCAAGTCATCTATACAGGGATAAGGATCGATCACAACAACCTAACTAACCGGGAGTACAACACGCACGCCAAACTCTATCCCTAATGTATATACGGTTTATACATATACCGTATATACGTACAGAtattctaacactccccctcaatcataACTTTACTAAGTTGAGATTGCCTTTAAAGTCTTCCAACTTGCGCCATGATAAGGCTTTGGTAAAACCATCGGCAACTTGATCATTGGTGGGAATGAAACGAATATCAAGTAATCTCTTGGCTACTCTTTCACGCACGAAGTGATAGTCAACCTCAATGTGTTTTGTTCTTCCATGGAACACATGATTTGCAGAAAGATATGTGGCTCCAATATTGTCACACCATAATCGAGCAACTGGAGAGGAATTCATGCCAAGTTCATTAAGTACGGCTTGAACCCATATCAATTCAGCTATGGCATTGGCCAAGGCTTTATATTCAGCTTCTGTGCTAGATCTTGAGACAGTAGCTTGCTTGCGTGCACTCCAAGAAATTAGGTTGGGTCCAAAGAAAACAGCAAACCCACCAGTTGATCTCCTGTCATCTGGACAGcatgcccaatctgcatcagaaaaAGCACTTACCAATGTTGAGGTTGACTTTGTAAACTTCAGTCCAGTACTCATAGTACCTCTGAGATATCTAAGAATCCTTTTAACTGCAGTCCAGTGTTGAAGTGTAGGAGAGTGCAGGAACTGGCATACTTTATTCACAGGAAAGGATATGTCAGGTCTTGTCAGTGTCAAATATTGCAATGCACCTACTACACTTCTATAATTCGTAGAATCTTCGGTTCCCAACGGTTCACCATTTTCCTTTGAGAGTGTTTCCGAAGTTGAGAGAGGCATGTTTGCAACCTTACAATTCATCATACCTGCTCGCTTTAGCACTTCTGCTACATATTTTTCTTGAGTCAAGAGTATGCCATTATCAACCTTCTTCACCTCTATTCCCAAGAAATAGTGCAAGTCACCAAGATCCTTCAAGGCAAAATCCTTcttgagatcttcaagcaatgccaAAGTTGCTTCCTGTGAAGAACTAGCcacaataatgtcatcaacatagactAGCATGAAAATAGTGATTCTTCCCTTTTTATAGAAGAAAAGTGAAGTGTCAGCTTTTGAAGGTTTGAAGCCAAGTCTTTGTAGTTTCTCACTCAACCTGGAGTACCatgctctaggtgcttgtttcaaTCCATACAAAGCCTTATCAAGTTTACACACATAATGATGCTTTCCTTTGACTTCATATCCAGGAGGTTGCCTCATGTATACTTCCTCCTCCAGAACGCCATGAAGAAACGCATTCTGCACATCCAATTGACGAAGACTCCAATTGTTTGACACTGCAATAGATAGAACAAGTCTGACAGTAGCTGCTTTCACAActggactaaaggtgtcctcataatcTATGCCATATCTTTGTTTAAATCCTTTAGCAACTAGTCTAGTCTTGTATCTGTCTATTTCTCCACTAGCTTTTCTTTTAATTCTGTAAACCCATTTGCAGTCAATGATATTTCTACCTCTAGCAGGAGGAACTAAGTGCCAAGTTTTATTTCTAATAAGAGCATTATATTCTTCATCCATAGCATTTTTCCAATTTTTACTTTCAAGAGCATCATGCAGGCTGTTCGGTTCTCCAGAAACAGCAAGTCCAGCAAACTTACCCTTGTCATACCTGACCGTACCATCTGTACGTATTTTGGGTTTTGCATTACCGTGTTGAGATCTTGTGCGCTGTGGTACAGTAGAAACTGTTGTATTTGTGCGCTGCACAGAAGATCCCGGAGAGGACGCTGCAGCCACACCGGATCCCGCAGCAGACGCGCCAGACGCGCTGGATCCAAGACGGATGTTGTCGGGGGCAACTGCAGCCGAGGTAGGTGCGCCTGATCCAACGCAGATCCTCTGCACCTCGGTTTCAGCCCGTGGCGCCCGTTGGGCCACCTGGTTCTCCTCCGTTGGCCCGCTGGTATGTGGAGAGGGCCGCGCCATCTAGCGGCTTGGGGAGGCCGCCGCACCACCGCTGGGCCCTCCTGTGGCTGAGTGCGCTGGACCGCTGCCGTCTGTGGGCCCTGACGCGGTTGCGCGATTGGGCGACGCGCTGTCGCCTCCAGGAGCGGTGCCACTGACCTCGTTATCTGGTGCAGCAGAGGACAAATCGTCATCGGGATCTCCACCGCCAGCTCCTGAATCATTTTCGTGTTCTGTGCCTATCTCTTGCTGCATAAAATCATGGCCAAAAACAGGATTCCCACCAAAGTTTATAGCAGGATTTAATGCATGAAAATCAACCGATGGATCAGCCATACATTCGCCCCCATGATCAGAAGTAGCATTTTCAGAAAGAAGGAGAACTTCGGATCTGAGTAGGGCTCCGGCATTTGGATTTAAGGAAGCAAAAGGGAACACTGTTTCATCAAAAACAACGTCCCGAGAGATATAAACTCGTCCAGCGACAACGTCAAGGCACTTAAACCCTTTATGAAGATTACTATATCCAAGAAATACACATTGTTTCGATCGAAATTCAAGTTTCCTAGCATTATAGGGTCGAAGATTTGGCCAACAGGCACAACCAAAAGTACGGAGAGCATGATAGTTTGGTTGTTCATGAAACAATCTTTCTAGAGGAGTTTCAATGTTGATGACTTTGCTAGGAGTACGATTTATGAGATATGTGGCAGCTATAAACACTTCATCCCAGAACTTCAAGGGCATTGAAGCATGAGCCAAAAGTGAAAGGCCAACGTCAGCAATGTGACGATGCTTTCTTTCGGCAGACCCATTCTGTTGATGGGCGTGAGGGCATGAAACGTGGTGTGTGATGCCTATTTGACGAAAAAAGGAATTTAATCGTTCATATTCACCACCCCAGTCGGTTTGCATGGTGATGATTTTACGATCAAACAGTCTTTCAACAAGTGCTTGATATTCATGAAACACTTTAAAGACTTCGGACTTATGCTTAAGAATATAAATCCAGGTAAACTTGCTGAAATCGTCAATAAAGCTCACATAATAGTTTTTTTTATTAATGGAATCACGGGCAggcccccatacatcagaaaataCTAGCTCTAAAGGAGCATTCGAAACACTATTGGAATTTGGATATGGGAATTGATGGCTCTTGCCCATTCgacaagcatcacacactccctcttTATTCAACTCACTACTTGAAAACGGAATTTTATTATTCCTAAGGACATGCTGAACGATTGTTAACGTCGGATGACCTAATCCATTGTGCCACCTTGATGGAGAAATCTTGGTGACGCCAAAAGCTTGCCTGCCCACACTCAAAGGAGCTGATGATGATGAGAGGGGATAGAGGTCACCCCTACATCTGCCATGAAGAATATTTTTCTTCGTTTCCTTTTCCTTAATAAAAAAGAAATACGGATGAGTTTCAAGGAAGGTCTGATTATCACGAGATAAGCGGTGAGCAGATATCAAGTTTTTGGTGGCGTGTGGTACATGCAAGACGTTTTTCAGATGAAGATTGCGAGTAGGAGTACGAATATAGGCTTGACCAATATGGCTGATTTTCATACCTGCACTGTTTGGCATGTTCACTTGGTCATGGCCGGTGTACTTCTCCCTCATCGCCAGCTTGTCCAGTTCGCCGGTGATGTGTTCTGTAGCTCCAGTGTCGACGTACCAGTTGGTGTCGACGCCATATGAAGAGGAGTTGGTGACGGCGCTTGCAGATTTGTCCTTGGTGAAGGCGATGTCGAAGCGACGATAGCACTCCATGGCGGTGTGGTTGGGCTTGGAGCAGATCTGGCAGAAGACTTCTGGGAGGTCGTTGTGACCTCCTCCATTGCCATGGCCACCACGCCCttggccgcggccaccgccgccgtTGCCCCGGCCGCCTCCATTGCGGCCTCCTCCGTTGCGGCCACCGCCACGGCCGCCGCCACGACCAGGTCCGCCGCGGCCGCGACTAGCGGCATTGGCAGAGGAGTGGGAGGACGAGTTGCCGCCCTCAAACATGGCGAGTCTGCTTTCGAAGCTGATAAGCTGGGAGTAGAGCTCGCTGACCTTGATGGGATCGGTTCTGGCACAGATCGAGGAGACAAACGACATGTAGTCGTAAACAAGCCCTGCGAGATGTAGGAGACCATGTCGTCGTCGCCGAGAGGTTTCCCGGCTGACGCCATCTCATCACCGAGCGCCTTCATGCGCCCGATATATTCTACAACTGTGGAGTTGCCCTTCTTGGACATGGACAAGGCAAGCCGTGTGTTCACGACTTGTGCTTGAGTTTGGGAGATGAACATCTCCCTGGTCGCAGTCCATGCTGCTGCTGCCGAGGTACAGTGCGCGACCTGAACCATCACAGGAGGTGAGACGGAACTAAAGAGAAAGCTCAAAACCTGGGAGTCCTGGGCCTTGGCGATCTCATATGCTGGGTTCGGCACATCAGTGGGCTTGCCGTCCTTATCGGCAAGCTTGGGTGCTGGCTCCTGCCGATCTGGGTCGAGGTAGGAGATGAGCTGCGCGCTGCGAATGGCCGCCAGAGCCCGCACACGCCATACAAGGAAGTTGGAGCGGTGAAGCCTGTCGGCGATTGGGATGAGCGTGGTTgtggtggcggcggcagagctcgaagaAGACATGCTTGCGAGGATGTGCTTTAGAGGAGGTAGGCTCTGAATACCATGTAAAAGTGCGGTTAAGCATATGCCTAGCAGGGACGCGTTGCGTGTTTATATAGCCACAGGTTAGGGTTACAGGATTCGGTAGTTAGGTTGTGGATTGATCCCCAAGTCATCTATACAGGGATAAGGATCGATCACAACAACCTAACTAACCGGGAGTACAACACGCACGCCAAACTCCATCCCTAATGTATATACGGTTTATACATATACCGTATATACGTACTGATATTCTAACACTTATATCGGAGCATGGTGGCATCCTTCCAAATTTTGGCAAAGATTGGTGGGGTCTGATCCCCATTTTTGAGCAGTTTGTACATCTTGAATTCTTGACGGAGGAGAAATCAACTCCCCATGGGTAAATCCACTTGTCATAACTGCTCCCAATCTGAATTGCTTGGGTAATATCTTGTAGCTATAAAAATTGTTGGTGTGCCTATGTTGAAAGGGGAGTATAAAAGTTGTCTAGAGTGTTATCAGCTTGGAGATATTCCTGAATTGTCAATTTGTCCTTGGAAGAATAAGAAAACAGCTCTGGAATTTCTCTTTGATTGTTCCAGATCCCCAAATCATCCAAGAAAGAAATGTTGATGCCCTGACCAATCACCCCTCTTGTGACAAGCTTGAATTGAGGAAGAAGCTTTAGAATATTCCTCTACCAGAAAGAGCCCATAGGCCTTGCAAAGAGTACCCCTCGAGGATAATAACAATCCCAAATCAGATGGACCCAGGGCAGATCATGATGGTTTAGGAATTTGTGGAGATGTTTCATCAGAAGGCATTTGTTATGAGTTGCAATGTGGAGAACTCCCAATCCACCCTGGTCCTTGGGAGTGCAAACTTTATCCCAGGAGATAAGAGTTGTGCCTTTATCCTCCATACCATACTTTCTCCAAGTGCAGTGCCTGAggtacttgttaatctgttcaacAATGCCAGCAAGGAGTTCCAAAGTACTCATGAAAAAGGTGGGGAGACTTGTGAAGACTGATTTGATAAGAATGAGCTTGTCTCTATATGACAAAAAAGTTGAATAGCTAGAGAGTCTTCTGTCAATCATTTTAATTATGGGCACAAAATCTTCTACCGAGGGGCAATCCCAAGTATGTGAAAGCGAAGGCACCAATGGTGCAACCCAAGTTGTGAGCCAGAAGTTCTATTTTTGCCTGACTAGTGTTGATTGGGATCATAGCAGATTTTTCAAAGTTGACCCTCGTGCTAGCATAGACTCAGAAGTGCATGAGACCAAGCTAGGCAATTGAGTGATGCAAGCTGGCATCAAGAGAATAGTATCGTCTGCATATTGTATCATGGGCAAtagggacaaggtgaggggtcactgatggatcactaaccaacctatattaAGCATATAGGATATTAGATACGGCACAATATCAGGTTGCAAAAGCAGGCTATTCATCAGAATAGGAGCTATCGaacaacagtagcaaaatctaatgcaagcatgagagagaaagaaatgggcgatatagGAATTATCAAGGGGGGTTTGCCTGCCTGGAAGCTCTGCAGACAGATATGGACCCTCGATGGTGAAGTAGTCGATCACCCGATCAACAGCGGTCTCGGGATCTACCggaaaagaagtaacagagggggaacacaataaataacagagcaatcaaatgcaccatgatgcatgacatggcaatatgatgtgctaGGGGTGAGCTAACGCAGTGCTACGCATTACACACaaagcaggaaaacatctgggaatGTTTTCCTGGCTTTTGGCAGTTATCGAACAGATGAAACTAAGGGGAAGATTCCATGTTTGAAATGTTAGAGGCATGCGACAAGTATGTGGATAGCATATTCGGATTCATcacatttttctgagcaactttcatatataaattattttcatctgagttacagattattttatatgatttttcaaagttttaatcatttaCTGAAATTTTCTAGAATTAATTCAAATTCGAAAATAATGATTAAATTGCTACGTGCACACACAAAGTATACACAACAGAGCAGCACAGAGGCTAACAGTGGGCACCTACCAGCTGAGTTAGCAGGTCAACTGTTAACCAGTTGACTGCTCAACTCGGTCAatagggacccacctgtcattgattGGGGCTAGCCCAGTCAGcatttgactgggtcaactgggcCCAGTAGGACCCAGCTGTCGGTGACTGCTAGTGTAAACAGtaggttagtttaatttaattagtCTAGTTAACAGTTGGGCCACGTCAGTGATAGTACTTAACTAACGTATTTATTTAAACTAATCCTAGTTAGTTATAACAGGGCCCGCGTGTTAGTGGGGTTTAGGGGTCTAATGACcctgggcccacaggtcagtggCCCAGGGGTTGGCGACGCGCCGACAGCGGAGCTCTGGCATCCCTTAACGCGGCGGAGGGCCATGGGCCTCACCGGAATCGCGCCATGggccatgatatgtctccaacgtatctataatttttgactgttccatgttgttttattatcaatcttgga
This window of the Triticum aestivum cultivar Chinese Spring chromosome 5D, IWGSC CS RefSeq v2.1, whole genome shotgun sequence genome carries:
- the LOC123119718 gene encoding uncharacterized protein — encoded protein: MEGVVAAGHPPQLLSAFHEILKAHRAVREIAPPRRRRSPRRRRMHGRERRRSVRKVEEERSAELREQSTPEGGTIPKAGGMAELARAGAGCLTAGRRKVRGKEEKWGERCEEEKLFVRCVGRCANVSK